The following nucleotide sequence is from Saccharomycodes ludwigii strain NBRC 1722 chromosome VII, whole genome shotgun sequence.
GAAAGCTTCTGGAAATTTGTGAACTAGTCTTAAACTTGGGATTAATTCATCAAacttttggaaaaataaaatttctcCATTGACTCTATATAGTTGGATTTTATCCTCACACTTAATTAGCtcaaataaacattttttagGGATTAACTCATCAATTACTTCTTCTAACTTGGGATATTGACTTACTAGTTTTGATTTCATTGCTCTTTGTACAGAAGATTTAACGTTAGAACGTGAATGAACGTCCTCTTTagacaattttttaaacatagcgtgttttcttttactatttctctttccttcttttttttttttttttgttctgaAAAGCTTTTGAAAAGCAATAAAAGCAAgcaatgaagaagaagaccTGAATAtaactaataattttgagcctaaacaaaataaaatttttaaagacttgaaaaaaaaaaaaaaaagaaactgaaaaaaaaaaaaaatttaaaaaaaaaagacgtatatataattataatttagCATTTTACACGACcgtaaataataaaacaaccCGCCAAAATACActagtatatatatatatatatatattactaactagttcttcttttctaatttaaCAATTTCGGCTTCAATGGCATCCAAACGTTCTATTAAAGTTGGGTGGTTATAATGGTAGCTAGGATACAATGGATCAACATGCATACTACTTAAATTAGCAACTTGTAAAGTGATCAAGGCTTGGCTTAGTTCTTTACCATAGCCTAACTTAGTAGCAAAAGCATCAGCCTCATACTCGTTATGtctaataaataaattcatAATAAATTGGACAAGACAATCCATAGGTTTCAATAATTCGCCAAAGATAGAAAACCCAATTAAATAAGGgaatttattattcaaaaacaCTTTTTTCCCAACTGATTTTTGACCAGTTGCTGATTCAATGTTGAAACCAAAGCTCTTGTATAGTGATTTGTTCTGATAAACCGCAGAAAATAGAGGGAAAATAACTGATATATGGAATTGACCAACAAGCAACAATTGTAtaatatgattttttttccaatgcCCAATTTCATGACCTAGAACGGCAACAACTTCATCAACACTGGATTGTTCGATCAATGTATCAAATATAACAATTCTTTGTTTGAAAAATGGCAAACCGGTAAAATAAGCGTTTGAGTGACTAGATCTTTTGCTGCCATCAACgacaaaaattttatccAATGGAAATTTCAATTTACGTGCCAAATCTTCAATCTTGGTTTTCAATTCACCGTCTTCTAATGGCGtgaatttattaaacaagGGCAAAATCACAGTGGGAACcaataaaatcattaaaacTTGTAAAATGGCGATAAACCCCATAatgtaataaataaaattgtcGGTGAATTTATCGAATATCTTACCAACAGCGTACAAAATCGGGGACATTAGAACAACTTGTAAAACATTGCTTTTAACTAAGTCGGTCACCCATAACTTGGTGgtcaatttattaaagcCAAATGCTTCttccaaaacaaaatggctataataatcaaatggtaaattcaataaagaaaagGCAAAAGTACTTagattaaaataaaaaacactTTGAGTGACAATGCCTAAACCAGAAACAGAAATAGCAGGACGGAAATAAGAGATTAATTTGGTGCCAATTTTGCCGGACAAATTCCAAATGTATGGTTGTAGATCATATTTCAAAACAACaatgtttaaaattaaGCTAAACAAGTTATCAACACACCCGAACTTAGATTTGGCAATACCATATTCGTCAGACTTGgcaaatttttcttcatcaaTTTTGCCCTTTAAAATTGGTGggatttttttggttttatcTTCTgtcgttgttgttgttgataatgGTGATGATATTTATTGGAATTGATATTATTCCATAAATAATCGAAACTTTGGCAAAAAAGAAGTGGcaaatgatttttatttatttattaactcatttattcatttatttattcatttatttattcattcaTTCATTCATTCATTCATTTATTCATTCATTCATTTATTCACTCATTCACCCATTTATAtaacatatattttttttttcatacttttttttcccgattcagattaaaaatataactcAGACTATCCACCAGTCCGTAGTTCTGCCACTCGGACCAAaccataaataaaaaaattatttgataaaaagtTGTATTTATTAACAATTTCCAAGATTTAAatgcttcttttttttttttttttttttttaattcatttttccaactggaaaaaagaagatattattattattattattcaaatataataaaataaaataaaataaaaaaaaaaaaaaaaaactgctGTATACAATTCATTATCAAATCATGAAATGGCATACAAAAGTTATAGTAATATTCCAAAAATTCCCTACATAATCTGTAAAAAGTTGCCTCATTGTTATGAATAACAAAAGAAACGAAAGACTATGAGGAGTAAATAAAagctaattttttaaaaaaaaattttaataatctggttactatttttt
It contains:
- a CDS encoding M48 family metallopeptidase (similar to Saccharomyces cerevisiae YJR117W | STE24 | STErile), producing the protein MSPILYAVGKIFDKFTDNFIYYIMGFIAILQVLMILLVPTVILPLFNKFTPLEDGELKTKIEDLARKLKFPLDKIFVVDGSKRSSHSNAYFTGLPFFKQRIVIFDTLIEQSSVDEVVAVLGHEIGHWKKNHIIQLLLVGQFHISVIFPLFSAVYQNKSLYKSFGFNIESATGQKSVGKKVFLNNKFPYLIGFSIFGELLKPMDCLVQFIMNLFIRHNEYEADAFATKLGYGKELSQALITLQVANLSSMHVDPLYPSYHYNHPTLIERLDAIEAEIVKLEKKN